Proteins encoded together in one Bos indicus isolate NIAB-ARS_2022 breed Sahiwal x Tharparkar chromosome 3, NIAB-ARS_B.indTharparkar_mat_pri_1.0, whole genome shotgun sequence window:
- the SLAMF9 gene encoding LOW QUALITY PROTEIN: SLAM family member 9 (The sequence of the model RefSeq protein was modified relative to this genomic sequence to represent the inferred CDS: deleted 1 base in 1 codon) — translation MRALLWLLLLVLSQEGERRVLWRWCGSEEVVGILHESISLPLEMPFDEEVENIIWSSHQRLATVVPEKEGHPATIMVTDPRYDGRVSFLEPTYSLHIQNLSWEDSGSYQAQVNLRTSQVSTMQQYNLRVYQRLSQPHMTVKFEIPGEEGACNISLICSVENAGLDVTYTWISWEDGADTAHEGAILRAFWRPGDKAVSYTCRASNPVSNITSRPIQAGSFCADPGYPLEKASTSFCLLAKGLLILLLFGTLAVGFWFIRVQTRGKVLRMKKLKRDRMRLRRKGRPGPSLS, via the exons ATGCGAGCACTTCTGTGGCTGCTCCTCCTCGTGCTGTCCCAGGAAGGTGAGA GAAGGGTACTCTGGAGATGGTGTGGATCC GAGGAAGTGGTTGGGATCCTTCACGAGTCCATCAGCCTGCCCCTGGAAATGCCATTTGATGAGGAGGTTGAGAACATCATCTGGTCCTCTCACCAAAGGCTTGccactgtggtgccagagaaagAGGGACATCCGGCTACCATCATGGTGACCGACCCTCGCTATGACGGCCGAGTAAGCTTCCTGGAGCCCACCTACTCCCTCCACATCCAAAATCTGAGCTGGGAGGACTCAGGATCTTACCAAGCTCAAGTCAACCTGAGAACGTCCCAGGTCTCCACCATGCAGCAGTACAATCTGCGCGTCTATC AACGCCTGTCACAGCCTCACATGACAGTGAAGTTTGAGATCCCTGGGGAAGAAGGTGCCTGTAATATATCCCTGATATGCTCTGTAGAGAATGCGGGCCTGGACGTGACCTACACCTGGATATCCTGGGAAGATGGCGCTGACACAGCCCATGAAGGCGCCATCCTCAGAGCATTCTGGAGGCCTGGGGACAAGGCTGTCTCTTACACCTGCAGGGCCAGCAACCCTGTCAGCAACATCACTTCCCGTCCCATCCAAGCTGGGTCCTTCTGTGCAG ATCCTGGCTACCCTTTGGAGAAGGCCTCCACTTCCTTCTGTCTTCTGGCCAAGGGACTGCTCATCctcttgctttttggaactcTGGCCGTGGGCTTCTGGTTCATCCGAGTCCAGACAAGAGGCAAAGTGCTGAGAATGAAGAAACTCAAGAGAGACAGAATGAGACTGAGAAGGAAGGGGCGGCCTGGCCCCAGCCTGAGCTGA